In Paraburkholderia caribensis, a single window of DNA contains:
- a CDS encoding ABC transporter substrate-binding protein → MQIRSLMRTVTVALAAGALWPAAAHAGAWCSAGKPVRFAGVTWESGSFTSEVLRFITEKGYGCKTDTIPGNTAATETALSRDDLQVWSEQWTGRSEIIAKAVNDGRVKLLGDTLPGGTNEGWFVPEYVVKGDAKRNIKPVAPNLASVTDLPKYKGVFEDDEEPGKGRFLNCPSGWDCERVNRRLLKTLNLDDSYTDFRPGTGAALDAAIESAYQRGKPILFYYWEPAALMAKYKFVQLKMPAFNQKCWDTLRADNSTSQCASSYLVSHLKVGVSTPFYQAEPQLMDTYSKVSFPMDFLNKTILDMTSKKIDGPTMARQFLRDHPDMWRAWVPTDVAQKVQAALAG, encoded by the coding sequence ATGCAGATCAGATCCCTGATGCGCACCGTCACGGTCGCGCTTGCCGCCGGCGCGTTATGGCCCGCCGCCGCTCACGCCGGCGCCTGGTGCTCGGCGGGCAAACCCGTGCGCTTTGCGGGCGTCACGTGGGAAAGCGGCTCGTTCACGTCGGAAGTGCTGCGCTTCATCACGGAGAAAGGCTACGGCTGCAAGACGGACACGATTCCAGGCAACACGGCCGCGACGGAAACGGCGCTGTCGCGCGACGACCTGCAAGTGTGGTCCGAACAGTGGACGGGCCGCTCGGAAATCATCGCGAAAGCGGTGAACGACGGCCGCGTGAAGCTGCTCGGCGACACGCTGCCGGGCGGCACCAACGAAGGCTGGTTCGTGCCCGAGTATGTCGTGAAGGGCGACGCGAAGCGCAACATCAAGCCCGTTGCGCCGAACCTCGCGTCCGTGACCGATCTGCCGAAGTACAAAGGCGTGTTCGAAGACGACGAAGAGCCCGGCAAAGGCCGCTTCCTGAACTGCCCGTCGGGCTGGGACTGCGAGCGCGTGAACCGGCGTCTGTTGAAGACGCTGAATCTCGACGATTCATACACCGACTTCCGCCCCGGCACGGGCGCCGCGCTCGATGCCGCGATCGAATCGGCATATCAGCGCGGCAAGCCGATCCTCTTCTACTACTGGGAACCCGCCGCGCTGATGGCGAAGTACAAGTTCGTCCAGCTGAAGATGCCCGCGTTCAACCAGAAGTGCTGGGACACACTGCGCGCGGATAACAGCACGTCGCAATGCGCGTCGTCGTATCTCGTGTCGCATCTGAAGGTCGGCGTATCGACGCCGTTCTATCAGGCCGAGCCGCAACTGATGGACACCTACTCGAAAGTCAGCTTCCCGATGGACTTCCTCAACAAGACCATCCTCGACATGACGAGCAAGAAGATCGACGGCCCGACGATGGCAAGGCAGTTCCTGCGCGATCACCCTGACATGTGGAGAGCATGGGTGCCCACCGACGTCGCGCAAAAGGTTCAGGCCGCGCTGGCTGGCTGA
- a CDS encoding mandelate racemase/muconate lactonizing enzyme family protein: MDREASEAVNRLAQTARITRIDITQHQLVLDPPFPASWDSQPRRKFPATIVRVHDDAGRVGIGSGDAMYGFADYQHLFIGSDPLDLARHSAVLDNIGFHAGRPWPLDIALWDLAGKIRGQACWRMAGGRSNRIRAYASSGVHRRPDEMARMALHVVERGFPALKIRFGRPQLKDDLAVLAAVREAVGDRLELMVDCNQGWRMPWDTAAPWTFDEALAVARELEKHNVYWMEEPLHRGDYDGMARLRKAVSPALRMAGGEMTRERYEFDQLLARDCLDVFQPDVACSLGMEGLRKLAQAVEAHGKVFTPHTWGNAIGLAANLHLTAGAASAPFIEFPYDPPEWSIARRDFMLKSPIDIDSEGWITLSDAPGLGLSIDEMILAATLGSSSTYG; encoded by the coding sequence ATGGATCGTGAAGCAAGCGAGGCCGTGAACCGCCTCGCGCAAACGGCCCGCATCACCCGGATCGACATAACGCAGCATCAGCTGGTGCTCGATCCGCCCTTCCCCGCCTCGTGGGATAGCCAGCCGCGCCGCAAATTTCCCGCCACGATCGTGCGCGTGCACGACGACGCCGGCCGGGTCGGCATCGGCTCCGGCGACGCGATGTACGGCTTCGCCGACTACCAGCATCTGTTCATCGGCAGCGATCCGCTCGACCTCGCGCGCCACAGCGCCGTGCTCGACAACATCGGCTTTCACGCCGGCCGTCCGTGGCCGCTCGATATCGCGCTGTGGGACCTCGCCGGAAAAATTCGCGGGCAGGCGTGCTGGCGGATGGCGGGCGGACGCAGCAACCGGATTCGCGCGTACGCGTCGAGCGGCGTGCATCGCCGCCCCGACGAGATGGCGCGCATGGCGCTGCATGTCGTCGAACGCGGCTTTCCGGCGCTCAAGATCCGCTTCGGGCGTCCGCAACTGAAAGACGATCTCGCCGTGCTCGCCGCCGTGCGCGAAGCCGTCGGCGACCGGCTCGAACTGATGGTCGACTGCAACCAGGGCTGGCGCATGCCGTGGGACACGGCGGCGCCGTGGACTTTCGACGAAGCGCTCGCTGTCGCGCGCGAACTGGAAAAGCACAATGTCTACTGGATGGAAGAGCCGCTGCATCGCGGCGACTACGACGGCATGGCGCGGCTGCGCAAGGCGGTGTCGCCGGCATTGCGCATGGCCGGCGGCGAGATGACACGCGAGCGCTACGAGTTCGATCAACTGCTCGCGCGCGATTGCCTCGATGTGTTCCAGCCGGACGTCGCGTGCTCGCTCGGCATGGAAGGGCTGCGCAAGCTCGCGCAAGCCGTCGAGGCGCACGGCAAGGTCTTCACGCCGCACACGTGGGGCAATGCCATCGGCCTCGCTGCGAACCTGCATCTGACGGCGGGCGCCGCGAGCGCGCCGTTCATCGAATTTCCGTACGACCCGCCCGAATGGTCGATCGCGCGCCGCGACTTCATGCTGAAAAGCCCGATCGATATCGACAGCGAAGGCTGGATCACGCTGTCCGACGCGCCGGGCCTCGGTCTTTCCATCGACGAAATGATCCTCGCCGCGACGCTCGGCTCCAGTAGCACATACGGCTGA
- a CDS encoding aminotransferase-like domain-containing protein produces MAMNAWLPRIEAGSEPKYQVIARAFAQAILNGQLPAGEKLPPHRSLAGELKVTTGTISRAYAELERQGLANARVGDGTYVAQARSRELPPAASGYGTLRTGVVSAPPLIDLGQNVPQSTEEAAALCTTLAGIATDQRLAAELLQYAPEAGSMRHRLAGAAWLGRAGSPASAARVLVTQGAQHALASVLRAVTRPGDTVLAEVVSYPGIIALARQLRLHLVGVEIDQEGLVPGALELACKSLHPRAIFCVPTIHNPTTATMSEQRRDAVAEILQRHSVLLIEDIVPAMLMEAPPEPLAVRMPEQAFLIAGLSKSVAPGLRVGYLQAPSAWCSKVAAVIRSDCWMTAPLMAEIVSRWIESGEMDRLNALQRARIDAEHAIADEALEGVAYRRAATSSHLWLPLPDPWRAAEFAAALRQEGVLVKTADSFVIGRNAAPHAIRVCMSGAVSLDALARGLALIRTTLDHGLESGMASSYAP; encoded by the coding sequence ATGGCGATGAATGCCTGGCTGCCACGAATCGAGGCGGGCAGCGAACCGAAATATCAGGTCATTGCCCGCGCGTTCGCGCAGGCCATCCTCAATGGGCAATTGCCCGCCGGCGAGAAGTTGCCGCCGCACCGTTCGCTTGCGGGCGAACTGAAGGTGACGACGGGCACGATCAGCCGCGCCTATGCCGAACTGGAGCGGCAGGGCCTCGCGAACGCGCGCGTCGGCGACGGCACGTATGTCGCGCAGGCGCGTTCGCGCGAGTTGCCGCCCGCTGCCAGCGGCTACGGGACGCTGCGTACCGGCGTGGTCAGCGCGCCGCCGCTGATCGACCTGGGTCAGAACGTGCCGCAGTCGACGGAAGAGGCGGCGGCGCTGTGCACGACGCTCGCCGGGATCGCCACCGACCAGCGCCTCGCAGCCGAACTGCTGCAATACGCGCCCGAAGCCGGCTCGATGCGCCACCGGCTCGCGGGCGCCGCCTGGCTCGGCCGCGCGGGCAGTCCGGCGAGCGCCGCTCGCGTGCTCGTCACGCAGGGCGCGCAGCATGCACTGGCGTCGGTGCTGCGCGCCGTCACGCGTCCGGGCGACACCGTGCTGGCCGAGGTGGTCAGCTATCCGGGCATCATCGCGCTCGCGCGGCAACTGCGGCTGCATCTGGTCGGCGTCGAGATAGATCAGGAAGGGCTGGTGCCCGGCGCGCTGGAACTCGCGTGCAAGTCGCTGCATCCGCGCGCGATCTTCTGCGTGCCGACCATCCACAATCCGACGACGGCGACGATGTCGGAACAACGGCGCGACGCCGTCGCGGAAATCCTGCAGCGTCACAGCGTGCTGCTGATCGAGGACATCGTTCCCGCGATGCTGATGGAAGCGCCGCCCGAGCCGCTCGCCGTGCGCATGCCGGAACAGGCGTTCCTGATCGCGGGGCTGTCGAAGTCGGTTGCGCCGGGGTTGCGGGTCGGCTATCTGCAGGCGCCTAGCGCGTGGTGCTCGAAGGTCGCCGCTGTGATCCGCAGCGACTGCTGGATGACGGCACCGCTGATGGCCGAGATCGTGTCGCGCTGGATCGAAAGCGGCGAGATGGACCGGCTCAACGCGTTGCAGCGCGCGCGCATCGACGCCGAGCACGCGATCGCGGACGAAGCGCTGGAAGGCGTCGCTTACCGGCGCGCGGCAACCAGCTCGCACCTGTGGCTGCCGCTGCCCGACCCGTGGCGCGCGGCGGAATTCGCAGCGGCGCTGCGCCAGGAAGGGGTGCTGGTGAAAACAGCCGACAGCTTCGTGATTGGCCGCAATGCCGCGCCGCACGCGATCCGCGTGTGCATGAGCGGCGCGGTCTCGCTCGATGCGCTCGCGCGCGGACTCGCGCTGATCCGCACGACGCTCGATCACGGGCTGGAAAGCGGCATGGCGTCGTCATACGCGCCTTGA